A portion of the Oncorhynchus masou masou isolate Uvic2021 chromosome 11, UVic_Omas_1.1, whole genome shotgun sequence genome contains these proteins:
- the LOC135547872 gene encoding G protein-activated inward rectifier potassium channel 4-like yields the protein MAVMMLHSRRASLFPSTNNNFPALPPQLVPSASSQSHPKTPAPHSVVAGLISREVDTGQYIIPTEEPEEPVTAHHAHRRRHLKRFSSRWYSGAPSGGPFDSTHSPNQGTSSENKPHKPHCKLLGEGRPNYGTANKQRQRYVTKDGKCQVNLGPIEDKSRFLSDIFTTLVDLKYRWFLFVFTMCYIVTWVAFAEIYFLDAWLRDDVAHVHDPQWQPCFENVDSFISALLLSVESQRTIGYGSRLVTANCMEGVVLLMAQSIIGSIIDALMVGCMFVKISRPQKRAQTLIFSKHCVISERDEKLCLLFRIGDLRASHMVDAKIRAKLIKSRQTKEGEFIPLEQSEINLGYDTGGDRLLLVEPQTITHVINESSPFWEIGAERLTRERFEIIIILEGIVEASGMTCQARTSYTEEEILWGHRFESCMSLEKGSYRVDNGAFDKTFPVHTLTLSAKEKSDEKEDEVLF from the exons ATGGCTGTGATGATGCTCCACTCCAGAAgagcctctctcttccccagcacAAATAACAACTTCCCAGCTCTCCCACCCCAGCTAGTCCCCTCTGCATCCTCCCAGTCACATCCCAAGACCCCAGCCCCCCATAGCGTTGTTGCAGGATTGATCAGCCGGGAGGTAGACACCGGCCAGTACATCATTCCCACTGAGGAGCCAGAGGAGCCTGTCACTGCTCATCATGCTCACCGCAGACGCCACCTCAAGCGCTTCAGCTCCAGGTGGTACTCAGGCGCTCCTTCTGGTGGCCCCTTTGATAGCACCCATAGCCCCAACCAAGGTACAAGTAGTGAGAACAAGCCCCACAAGCCGCACTGCAAACTTCTAGGTGAAGGGAGGCCAAATTACGGTACCGCCAACAAGCAGCGTCAACGCTACGTCACCAAAGACGGGAAGTGCCAGGTGAACCTGGGCCCCATCGAGGACAAGAGCCGTTTCCTCTCTGACATCTTCACCACTCTGGTGGACCTGAAGTACCGCTGGTTCCTCTTTGTCTTTACCATGTGCTACATTGTTACGTGGGTGGCCTTCGCAGAGATCTACTTCCTAGACGCCTGGCTGAGGGATGACGTGGCCCACGTCCATGACCCGCAATGGCAGCCATGCTTCGAGAACGTGGACAGTTTCATCTCCGCCCTGCTTCTGTCGGTGGAAAGCCAGAGGACCATTGGCTACGGCTCCAGATTGGTGACGGCCAACTGCATGGAGGGAGTGGTTCTCCTCATGGCCCAGTCTATCATTGGCTCAATCATTGACGCCCTCATGGTCGGCTGCATGTTCGTCAAAATCTCCAGGCCTCAGAAAAGGGCCCAGACTCTGATCTTCAGCAAACACTGTGTCATATCGGAGCGCGACGAGAAACTCTGCCTTCTCTTCCGCATTGGAGACCTGAGGGCGAGTCACATGGTGGACGCCAAGATTCGAGCCAAGTTGATAAAGTCCAGACAGACCAAGGAAGGGGAGTTCATACCACTGGAGCAGTCAGAGATCAACCTGGGCTACGATACCGGAGGAGACAGGCTTCTGTTGGTTGAGCCTCAGACCATCACCCATGTCATCAATGAAAGCAGTCCTTTCTGGGAAATAGGGGCTGAGCGTCTGACAAGGGAGAGATTTGAGATCATCATCATTTTGGAGGGAATCGTGGAGGCATCAG GTATGACATGCCAAGCCAGAACGTCCtatactgaggaggagattttgTGGGGCCACAGATTTGAATCCTGCATGTCTCTGGAAAAAGGGTCTTACCGGGTGGACAATGGTGCATTTGATAAAACCTTCCCAGTCCATACCCTCACCCTTAGTGCTAAAGAGAAGAGTGATGAAAAAGAAGACGAGGTCCTCTTTTAG